The Novibacillus thermophilus genome segment TCATAATGCCCATAATGCTTTTGGCATTCACTTTTTTCTCGCCTTTGTGCACGAAGATTTCGGAAGAGTATTTGTTGGCTTCCTGTACGAACAGCGCTGCCGGGCGCGCATGCAATCCCGTCTTCAATTTGACGACGACATTCTGTTCAGCTGTTTCCGCCATTTTTCGAACCTCCTAAGGGAATATAGAACAATCGATGTTATTATAACACGTCTTTATGCCCTGTTACTCGCATTCCTCAATTTATCCGCAATTTGGTTCAATTTTCGCAATCTGTGGTTAACGCCGGACTTGCTCACCTTTTGGCCGGACAGCCGTTCCCCGAGCTCTTTCAAGCTCATGTCCGGATGGCGAAGCCTTAATTCTGCCACTTGCCGCAATCGGGGTGACAACTGGTCCAGTCCAATTTCCCGCTCGATGAGACGGATATTTTCCACTTGTCGCATTGCGGCGCTGATCGTTTTATTTAAATTGGCCGTTTCACAGTTGACGATCCGGTTGACAGAATTGCGCATGTCTTTCACGATCCGCACGTCTTCAAAGTGCAAGAGGGCCTGGTGGGCACCGATGAGATTGAGAAACTGTGTAATTTTCTCTCCCTCTTTGACGTAGACGATGTACCCGTTTTTGCGCTCAATCCACTTCGCGTTCAAGTCAAACCGATTACACAGATGCCGTAGGGCTTCGCTGTGCTCCCTGTACAACGCCGCCAGTTCGAGGTGGTAAGAACCGCTCTCCGGGCTGTTCACCGACCCTCCAGCTAAAAATGCCCCGCGCAAGTATGCGCGTGCGCAGCAGGTCGAGTGAACGAGGGACGGGTCAATGCCCGGCTTGTACTGACCATCCTCGCCTGCGATGCGTAAGCTTTTTAAAATGTCGCGCCCTCGCCCGGGAACGCGCACTAAGTACACGTTGTTTTTTTTCAGCCGCATTTTGCGCCGAACGAGAAGTTCGCTGTTGATGCCAAATAGTCGTTTGATCAAAAGGTAGATGCGCCTGGCGATGGCTGCATTCTCTGTTTGTACTTCCAGCGACACGCGGTGCCCCTGAATATTGAGGGTTCCGTTTATCCGGACGACAGCCGACAATTCTGCTCTGTTACAACAGTGCTTAGCCTCAATTTGCGTCAGCTCTTTTTTCGTCTTGGACGCAAACGACACAATGATCACTTCCTTCACATGCCTTTAAAACAGCCCAAGAACGTTACACTTGACTGCGGTGCTTTCGACTGATCAACTCCACAATGCGACGGCTCAACCGCCCTGTGTCATGCCGTACGTAAGTTTCGTACTGGAGAAAGTTGTCGGCGATCACATCGTATCCGTACTGTTTGATCCGATCTGAGTCCAGGCGCACGGCGACTGCCCCTTTTTTTTGATACTGCCTCGCCACTGGGTCGGGCGGCTCACAGTTGTTGGCTAGGACGCAGTGAAACAACCCGTCACCGACGTGATCGTGAATGGCTTTCAGGTGGTCACTCGCCGTGAAACCGTCCGTCTCTCCCGGTTGCGTCATCACATTGCAGACGAACATCTTAAGGGCATTAGACTTGCGAATGGCGTCTGCCATCCCGCTGACGAGCAAATTAGGTAAAATGCTCGTGTACAAACTCCCAGGGCCTATCACGATCGCATCCGCCTCTTCTATGGCACGGAGGGCTGCCTCAAGGGGTTTGGGACGCGGAGGGTCCAAAAATACGCGTTTAATCCGACTGCCCTGCAACGGAATAATCGACTCGCCGACGACAACCGACCCGTCAGCCATTTCGGCCTTCAGCACGACATCTTCTTCCGATGCCGGCAGCACTTGTCCGCGGACTGCCAGGACACGGCTCATTTCTTTGATCGCTGTGACAAAATCGCCTGTTATTTCCTTCATCGCAGCAAGAAATAGGTTCCCCAAATTGTGCCCGGCGAGCCCATCTCCGTTTTTGAACCGGTACTGTAACATCCGCTCCAACAGCGGCTCCGTATCGGCCAAGGCAACGAGCACATTGCGAATGTCCCCGGGCGGCGGAATTTTCAGTTCTGAACGCAGCCGTCCTGAACTTCCTCCGTCGTCGGCAACTGTCACGATGGCGGTCAAATGTAGCGGGTACTCTTTCAGGCCGCGGAGCATGACGGACAACCCCGTTCCCCGCCGATCGCGACTACTTTTGCCTCTTTTGCCAAGCTGGGTTGTGCAGTTTCCATGGAGCACCTCGTTATTATCGGTCTTTCTCCCAATCACGGTGATTTACTCTTGTGAACGCATGTTCTTCGAAGTGAGTCTTCAAGTATTCGGCGATGGCGACGGATCGGTGTTTGCCGCCGGTACAGCCGATTCCGACGACGAGTTGCGTTTTGCCCTCGCGATGATAGTGCGGTAAAAGAAAAGTGAGCAAATCGACCAATTTGTTCAAAAACTGTTTCGTTTCAGCCCACTTCAATACATATTCATACACTTCCGGTTCTTTACCTGTGAAAGGTTTTAGCGATTCCACATAGTGCGGATTCGGCAAAAAGCGAACGTCAAACAAGAGATCGGCATCGATCGGAACACCGTACTTAAAGCCAAAGGACATGAACGTCACGGTCAAGCGATTTTGCTCTTCGTTGGAAAATCTCGACACAATTTTCTCTTTCAGCTGGGCAGGGGTGAGCTGGCTCGTGTCGATAATCTGGTGAGCCCGTCCCTTCACTTCCTCCAGCATCCTGCGCTCTTGTTGAATGCCGCTCAACAGCGATCCTCTCATCGACAGCGGGTGTCGTCTCCGCGTTTCTTTGTATCGGCGCACCAGCGTTTGGTCACTGGCGTCCAAAAACAACACCTGGTAGTGTATGTGTGGGTGTTCAGCCAATCCGTCTAACGACTCGATCAGGGAATCAAAAAACTCCCGACCGCGCAAATCGACCACGACGGCAACTTTCCCCACCTTTCCTCCGGACTGTTCGATCAGTTCGGCAAACTTTGGAATAAGCTGAGCGGGCAAGTTGTCGACGATAAAAAAGCCTAAATCTTCCAAACTTTGGATGGCGACGGTCTTACCTGCACCTGACATGCCGGTAATAATCAGAAAATTAATCTCCCTTTCCACTTTGACGAACCACCCACCGATCAGTGTCACTTTATTCATCTTACCCTATCTCTGCTTAGGATGAAAGAGGGGATTGTGACATTTTGCACAAAAAAAGGAAGCACAAGGGGCGACCTGTGCTTCTGCATCCAATCTATATGAAAGGGGGTCTCTTACGTTCCCCACTATTATACATGAGCTTTATTGCGCCCATGTTACAGCAGAGTTAAAACTTCGTAACATCTAGTCTTTTTCGTCCGTCCGAAAGAAGGGGAGCCATACACCTTCATTCATGCGCCGAATGACACCACATACCGTTTCAATTTCCCGCACATGCCTTCCAATCGTCCCAGGGGAAACACTGTACTTCCGCGCTACCTCATGCTGGGTCACAGCCATGCCGTACATTTTTGCCACAAAGTACTCAAGGGCAGCAGCCCACCCTTCCGCTTTGCGAATGGACGGGACGTTCGGGTACGATTTGCGCAAAAACTCGAACCACAGCGATTGCACATCGTACTGTTGAATGATGTCATAGTCGCCCTTCATCGAGGTCAGAACTTTATCGAGAACCAATTGCCACGGGCGGCGCCATACTGGGAGTTCTTCCCGAAGGTCGGCCGTGTTGACAGACAGTTTCCGGCGGTTCAGCCAGACAGTGAAGGGGCCCTTCGCTTTCATTTGCCGCAAGACGAACAGCGCCACACGTTTTAAATCGTCGTCTTCGTCCTTTCGGAGCAGAAAATCGCGCAATGCACGCTCTGCATCTTCATCCCCTATATAGCCGATAGCCTGAATGACCTGCAGCTTTGTCTCCCGATCGCCGTGAACGAGAGCCCAGAAAAAGGCGGCGCGAATCACCGGATCGTGGCGCAGCTGATCGGGGATCAGTGACGGTTCTCTCTCCAGTTGGCGAAACTGTTCACCAAACGGGAGGCGATAGTGGTAGCCGATGACCGGGGGATTTTCACGCCATTCAGACAGTTGATTCAAGTAAAACGTCGGAACGCCCGACTCCCCGTCGATCCGTTCGGCCTGTTTCCAAAGGCGCTCGGCCTCATCCAGCCGCCCCGTGTTGAAGGCGGCGGTTGCCGCGTGGTGAAGCAGGGCGGCATCCGCGCCAGGTTCCCACCGCAACAAGCGCTGAAATGTGTTGTACGCCGCTTCGTGCTCCCCTAGCGTACCGAGAGTCGTGCCGAGTTTCAACACGTGCTCTCTTTGCAGCGGAAAACACTTCTTCAATCCCGCCAGTAAGTGACCCAGTTTTTCCGTTTCGCCCAAGCGGAAGAAAAACACGGCCAAATTGCACAGTGCGTGAAAATCGCCTGGATGTTCCTCCAACAGCTCGTATACTGTCTCCAAGGCTTGATCTATTTGACCGCAGTAGTAGTAAGCCAAAGCCAAATGGTTGCGAGCCGGCAGACAGTCCGGATATTGATGGACTAGTTCGCTCAACAGGCGCCGGGCCGCCGAAAACTGTCCGTTCTCCAAGAGCATTTGAGCCCGGTCCAGTTCCTCTTGCCATTCTGCGTAAGGAACGTCTTCAACCGTCAGCGGGCGACGCCCCAATTCAACTGCCAACATGTGTAACATTTCATCCGCTTCCTCTGCGAACTCACCTTCGGGGTCTGCCTGCAGGTAACGCAAAATATATTGTTCCGCCTCTTCAAAGCGTTCCATGTTCGCGGCGTTGTTCGCCATGTAAAAGTAACATTCGGCCAAATCAGGCGCAACCTTTTCGGTGACGTGACGCAACACTTCGTTTGACTCCTCGAATCGTCCCATCTCCGAAAGCACTCCGGCCAAGTTGCAGTAGTTCACCGGATTGTTCGGTTCTTTCTCCACTGCCAGCCGAAAGTATTTCAAAGCTTTTTCGTAGTGGTTTTTCTCCAGCGACTGAATGGCTCGCTCAAAAAAGAAGTTGGCATCCATGGATAGAGAGATGACATTGTTTACATGCTCCGGCATTGAGGGCTATCCTCCAGTGTCGACACACACATGTGCTGTCAGCGTATTAAATCCGTTCCTATGGCCAACAGTATATCACACCTTTTTCCGTCTAACTACCCGATCCTGTCCGAAAAAGCGTGCTGATGGAACCGCCAAACTGTACAATTTTGATCCCTTCGGCGATAAGGGGGGCGACTGACAAAACTTTAAACCGCGGCGAAAGGGTTTCAGGCACGGGCAATGTGTCCGTGATCACGAGCTGGCGAATCGCCGGGTGATCCAAGCGCTTCACGGCGTCCGCGGAAAAAACCGGGTGGGTCGCACAAACGTAGGCGTCACGAGCTCCTTTTTCCTTCAGTCCCTCCACCACGTTCACAATCGTCCCGCCTGTATCGATCATGTCCTCGATGATGATCGGCGTCCGACCTTCCACTTCCCCGATGATGTGTGTTACTTTCGCTTCGTTATGGGCTGGACGCCGTTTAATCATGATCGCAAAAGGAGCGTCGATCATCGTCGCCAGCTTTTCAGCCGTCTTGGCCCGTCCAGCATCCGGGGAGACGATGACAGGGTCGTCGATCCGCTGGGCCTCCAAGTACTCGGTAATGATGTCGAGGGCAGTCAAATGATCCACGGGAATGTTGAAGAACCCTTGAATAGCTGGAGCGTGTAAATCGAGGGTCACGACGCGGTTGATGCCGACAGTCGTCAACACGTCCGCCACCATTTTGGCCGAAATCGGTTCGCGGGGGGCGTCTTTCTTCTCCTGACGGGCGTACCCGTAATACGGTATGATAGCGTTTACTGTACGAGCCGATGCCCGGCGCGCCGCATCTGCCATCACCAAAAGTTCGACGAAATGTTCATTTACGGGGGGTGAAAAAGACTGCAGCAAGTACACGTCTCGATTACGGACACTTTCTTCGTAGTGAACGTAAATTTCACCGCTCTTAAATCGGCTGAGTTGAACGTTGCCCGGTTTGATTCCCAATACGCGTGCCACTTGACGGGTCAGCTTAGGATTGGAAGAACCGGCAAACAGTTTCATGCTCTCGTTTTTCACTATGTGTCGCCTCCGCTTTATCCTGTTCTTCCCCTTACTCGATTATAGCATGTCCGCCGCTCCTTCCTCACCGGTCCTTTTGACGATTCTGCAACTCCTTTAACACGTTGTCGAGCGGCAGTTTTTGTTCCTGCAACAACACGAGCAAGTGGAACAAGAGGTCAGCGACCTCGTGCTGCAATTCAGAAGCTGACCGGTTTTTCGCGGCGATGATCACTTCACTCGCCTCTTCCCCCACTTTCTTTAAAATTTTGTCCACGCCTTCTTCAAACAAATAGGTCGTGTAGGCCCCTTCCGGACGTTCCGCGTCCCTTTTGGCGATTAACGCTTCCAGGTCGCGTATGACCGCCAATCGATCCGATTGTGTTTGCGTTTTGTTCCCCTTTTCACTGAAGCAGGAAAAAGCTCCCGTGTGGCACGCGGGACCGTCTGGATTTACTTGGACGAGCAGCGCATCCCGGTCACAGTCGTAGGCGAGCGACACAACTTGCTGCGTATGTCCAGACGTGGCACCTTTGTGCCACAGTTCCTGACGCGAACGACTCCAGAACCACGTCTCCCCCGTCTCGACGGTGCGTTTCAGCGCTTCTTCGTTCATGTAAGCGAGGGTGAGGACGGTCTTGCTCTGGGCGTCTTGTACAATAACGGGGACGAGCCCGTTCTCATTGAACTGAATCCCGGATGTGTCAAACTGGGAGATTACCATCGCACCGGTACCCCTTCCTTCTGAAGATGTTCTTTCACTTCACGAATCGTCACTTCTTTGTAATGAAAAATGGATGCAGCCAGCGCGGCGTCCGCTTTCCCCACTGTGAAAACGTCGACGAAATGCTGGCTGTTGCCCGCCCCGCCGGAAGCGATGACCGGGATGTCTACAGCTGTCGCCAGTTCCTGCGTCAGTTCGAGGTCGTAACCGTTTTTGCGACCGTCTTGATCCATACTGGTCAACAATATTTCTCCCGCTCCGAGTTCCGCAACTTTTTTCGCCCACTCCCGAGCGAGGAGGCCCGTCGCTTTTCGCCCGCCGTGTGTGTAGACGTACCAGTCTTGTTGCGCCGGTTCGTACCGGGCATCGATGGCGACGACGATACACTGGCTGCCGAATGCCCGCGCACCTTCCTCAACCAGTTCTGGATTTAGTACAGCTGCCGTGTTGACGGATATTTTGTCCGCTCCGGCACGGAGTAAACGCTGCATGTCATCCGTGGATGAAATGCCGCCGCCGACGGTAAACGGAATCCGAACGCTTGCGGCAGTCTCGCGGACGACGTCGACCATCGTCTCCCGGCCTTCGTGGGAAGCGGAAATGTCCAAAAACACGAGTTCGTCCGCCCCCTCCCGGTCGTACACATCGGCCAGTTCCACCGGATCACCGGCGTCGCGCAAGTTGACAAACGACACCCCTTTGACGACACGGCCGTCTTTGACGTCCAGGCACGGAATTATGCGCTTTGTTAACATATCAGTCATCCTCCGAACGACCATTTAGCTGAGATAGCGTTACTGTCCTTTTCCAGTCCCCACAGGGAGAAACACGCCTTACGACGGAACACTGGAAACGGACGCTCCACGTGTCGCCGATGCGAGACAGACGCTTTAAGCAACCCGTTTCTCGCTGGCATCACGTGTGCATCAACTATTTCGCGTATCATCCCGTACGTTCGACGCAACTGCCCGGAGAGCGTCCTGCAACACGACGTCCCCCGTGTACAGGGCGCGGCCGACGACGGCGCCGGTAACGCCGTCGCCTTCGTGTTGAGCAAGCTGAACAATGTCCTCTAACCGGCTGACTCCCCCCGACGCAATCACATTAGCGCCGCTCGTCACAGCCAAGCGGCGAACGGCGTCGACGTTCGGACCGGACAGTGTTCCGTCCCGGGCAATGTCGGTAAAAATAAACGTTCTCGCTCCTACTTCCACAAGCTCTCTGGCCAGCACTTCGGCCTTCACCTCTGACGTCTCCAGCCAGCCGTGTGTGGCGACATATCCGTCTTTCGCATCGAGGCCAATGGCGATCCGCTCGCCGTAAGCGGCGAGGGCCTCTTTCACGAGCTCGACGTTTTCCACGGCCGCCGACCCGAGGATTAACCGCTCCACCCCTAACTGCAGCAGCTCCTCGATCCGCTCATGGCTGCGGATGCCGCCACCTACCTGCACCGGAATATTCACGGCCTGAACGATGGCTTGAATCGAGGGCATGTTCACGGGTTCCCCGGTCCGCGCGGCGTCCAAATCGACGAGGTGCAGCCACTCTGCGCCGCTCTCCTCCCAGCGCTGCGCCACTTCCACAGGGTCTTTTCCGTAAACTGTCTCCTGGTTGTAATCGCCTTGCCGCAAGCGGACGCACTGTCCTCCGCGCAAGTCAATGGCTGGGTACAACGTAAACACTACACCGTCTCCTTTTCACACATGCGTGCGAAATTTTGCAGCAGTTGTAAGCCGAGGTCTCCGCTTTTTTCCGGGTGAAACTGCATGCCGAACACTGAGTGGCGGCCAACTAAGGCCGCGATGTTCCCGCCGTAATCGGTCGTCGCCAGCAAGTCTTCCTGATTCGCCACTTCCGCGTAGTAGGAGTGGACAAAGTACACGTGTCCCTCATTCAACCCGTAAAACAGCGGGTGCGGTTGGACAAAGCGCAGTTCATTCCACCCTACGTGCGGAATTTTCACACCTTGCGGCAAACGGCGCACTGTGCCCGGCAACAAGTTGAGACCGCGGTGTAACCCGTTTTCCTCACTCTCCGTAAACAACAACTGCATGCCGAGGCAAATGCCCAGGAGGGGGGTGCCGCGTTTAGACAGCTCCCAAAGCGTTTCATCTAGACCAGCTTTGCGCAACTGCAACATCGCGTCGCCGAACGCACCAACTCCCGGCAGGATGACGCCGTCGCTGTCCAAAAGGTCCTGCGGGTCGGCACTGATCCGCGCGCTGAACTTCAGCCGCTCCAGCGCCTTCTGCACACTGTACAAATTTCCCCTGCCGTAATCGACGATTGTAATCACCCTAGAGCACCCCTTTTGACGACGGGACGCCTTTGACGCGGGGGTCGATCTCGACGGCTTCATCCAGCGCACGCCCTAACGCTTTAAACAACGCTTCGACCATGTGGTGTGTGTTCATGCCGTAATGCAACATGACGTGCAAATTGCACCGCGCCTCTAACGCCAGCTTCCAGAAAAATTCGTGCACGAGTTCCGTGTCGAATGTGCCTACGCGTTGGGCCGGCAGTTGGACGCGGTATTCCAAGTGAGGCCGGTTGCTCAAGTCGATAACGACTTGTCCGAGGGATTCGTCCATCGGGATCACCGCCTGGCCGTACCGGCGGATGCCCTTTTTGTCCCCCAGTGCTCGGTTGATCGCCTGTCCCAAGCAAATGGCGATATCTTCACTCGTGTGATGGTCGTCCACGTCCGTGTCACCGCGCGCCGCCACCGTCAGGTCGAAATGGCCGTGTTTGGCAAACAGGTCGAGCATGTGCGACAAGAACGGCACACCCGTATTCAACTCTGTTTTTCCGCGGCCGTCCAGTTTTAATGTCAGGTGAATATCTGTTTCACCGGTCTTGCGGCTAACGGTGGCCACCCGCTGTCTTTCACTGTCATTCATCGGATTCACCCTCTCTCCTGTCTAAGCGGATGCGAATCGCTTCCGCATGTCCCCCGAGTCCTTCACTTTCAGCCAGTGTGACGATGCGCTCGGCGTCGCGCTCCAACGCTTGGCGACTGTAGGCGATCAAGCTGGACCGCTTCACAAAGTCATCCACACTAAGGGGTGACGCAAAGCGGGCCGTTCCGTTCGTCGGCAAGATGTGATTCGGCCCCGCCCAGTAATCTCCTACCGGTTCCGGACTGTACGGCCCGATGAAAACCGCACCCGCATGTGTAATGCGCCCCAACACACCCCACGGGTCTTCCACCATCAATTCTAAATGCTCCGGTGCCAGGCGATTGACGACGTCAATGCCTTCGCCCAAACAGTCTGTAACGCAAATCGCTCCGTAGTCCCTCAGCGACTGGGCGGCAATGTCGGCACGGGACAAGCGCTGACACTGCCGCTTGAGTTCTTCTTCTACGGCGTCGGCCAATGCCGTCGACGTCGTCACCAGTACAGCTGAGGCAAGAGGGTCGTGTTCGGCTTGGGACAGAAGGTCCGCCGCGACGAATGCCGGATCTGCCGTTTCGTCCGCTAACACGACAATTTCACTCGGACCGGCGATCATATCGATGTCCACCAGTCCAAAAACAGACTGCTTCGCCAAAGCGACATAAATATTGCCGGGCCCGACAATTTTATCCACCCGCGGTATCGATTCCGTGCCGTAAGCGAGGGCCGCCACCGCTTGAGCCCCGCCCACCTTGTATATTTCTGTCACGCCGGCAATGTCGGCAGCCACCAAGATGGCAGGATGGA includes the following:
- a CDS encoding HPr family phosphocarrier protein, coding for MAETAEQNVVVKLKTGLHARPAALFVQEANKYSSEIFVHKGEKKVNAKSIMGIMSLAISTNTEITISAEGSDAQEAVDALVAMVSKEE
- the whiA gene encoding DNA-binding protein WhiA; protein product: MSFASKTKKELTQIEAKHCCNRAELSAVVRINGTLNIQGHRVSLEVQTENAAIARRIYLLIKRLFGINSELLVRRKMRLKKNNVYLVRVPGRGRDILKSLRIAGEDGQYKPGIDPSLVHSTCCARAYLRGAFLAGGSVNSPESGSYHLELAALYREHSEALRHLCNRFDLNAKWIERKNGYIVYVKEGEKITQFLNLIGAHQALLHFEDVRIVKDMRNSVNRIVNCETANLNKTISAAMRQVENIRLIEREIGLDQLSPRLRQVAELRLRHPDMSLKELGERLSGQKVSKSGVNHRLRKLNQIADKLRNASNRA
- a CDS encoding gluconeogenesis factor YvcK family protein encodes the protein MIGRKTDNNEVLHGNCTTQLGKRGKSSRDRRGTGLSVMLRGLKEYPLHLTAIVTVADDGGSSGRLRSELKIPPPGDIRNVLVALADTEPLLERMLQYRFKNGDGLAGHNLGNLFLAAMKEITGDFVTAIKEMSRVLAVRGQVLPASEEDVVLKAEMADGSVVVGESIIPLQGSRIKRVFLDPPRPKPLEAALRAIEEADAIVIGPGSLYTSILPNLLVSGMADAIRKSNALKMFVCNVMTQPGETDGFTASDHLKAIHDHVGDGLFHCVLANNCEPPDPVARQYQKKGAVAVRLDSDRIKQYGYDVIADNFLQYETYVRHDTGRLSRRIVELISRKHRSQV
- the rapZ gene encoding RNase adapter RapZ produces the protein MNKVTLIGGWFVKVEREINFLIITGMSGAGKTVAIQSLEDLGFFIVDNLPAQLIPKFAELIEQSGGKVGKVAVVVDLRGREFFDSLIESLDGLAEHPHIHYQVLFLDASDQTLVRRYKETRRRHPLSMRGSLLSGIQQERRMLEEVKGRAHQIIDTSQLTPAQLKEKIVSRFSNEEQNRLTVTFMSFGFKYGVPIDADLLFDVRFLPNPHYVESLKPFTGKEPEVYEYVLKWAETKQFLNKLVDLLTFLLPHYHREGKTQLVVGIGCTGGKHRSVAIAEYLKTHFEEHAFTRVNHRDWEKDR
- a CDS encoding DUF6584 family protein, with the protein product MPEHVNNVISLSMDANFFFERAIQSLEKNHYEKALKYFRLAVEKEPNNPVNYCNLAGVLSEMGRFEESNEVLRHVTEKVAPDLAECYFYMANNAANMERFEEAEQYILRYLQADPEGEFAEEADEMLHMLAVELGRRPLTVEDVPYAEWQEELDRAQMLLENGQFSAARRLLSELVHQYPDCLPARNHLALAYYYCGQIDQALETVYELLEEHPGDFHALCNLAVFFFRLGETEKLGHLLAGLKKCFPLQREHVLKLGTTLGTLGEHEAAYNTFQRLLRWEPGADAALLHHAATAAFNTGRLDEAERLWKQAERIDGESGVPTFYLNQLSEWRENPPVIGYHYRLPFGEQFRQLEREPSLIPDQLRHDPVIRAAFFWALVHGDRETKLQVIQAIGYIGDEDAERALRDFLLRKDEDDDLKRVALFVLRQMKAKGPFTVWLNRRKLSVNTADLREELPVWRRPWQLVLDKVLTSMKGDYDIIQQYDVQSLWFEFLRKSYPNVPSIRKAEGWAAALEYFVAKMYGMAVTQHEVARKYSVSPGTIGRHVREIETVCGVIRRMNEGVWLPFFRTDEKD
- a CDS encoding ribose-phosphate diphosphokinase; translation: MKNESMKLFAGSSNPKLTRQVARVLGIKPGNVQLSRFKSGEIYVHYEESVRNRDVYLLQSFSPPVNEHFVELLVMADAARRASARTVNAIIPYYGYARQEKKDAPREPISAKMVADVLTTVGINRVVTLDLHAPAIQGFFNIPVDHLTALDIITEYLEAQRIDDPVIVSPDAGRAKTAEKLATMIDAPFAIMIKRRPAHNEAKVTHIIGEVEGRTPIIIEDMIDTGGTIVNVVEGLKEKGARDAYVCATHPVFSADAVKRLDHPAIRQLVITDTLPVPETLSPRFKVLSVAPLIAEGIKIVQFGGSISTLFRTGSGS
- the hisIE gene encoding bifunctional phosphoribosyl-AMP cyclohydrolase/phosphoribosyl-ATP diphosphatase HisIE yields the protein MVISQFDTSGIQFNENGLVPVIVQDAQSKTVLTLAYMNEEALKRTVETGETWFWSRSRQELWHKGATSGHTQQVVSLAYDCDRDALLVQVNPDGPACHTGAFSCFSEKGNKTQTQSDRLAVIRDLEALIAKRDAERPEGAYTTYLFEEGVDKILKKVGEEASEVIIAAKNRSASELQHEVADLLFHLLVLLQEQKLPLDNVLKELQNRQKDR
- the hisF gene encoding imidazole glycerol phosphate synthase subunit HisF — its product is MLTKRIIPCLDVKDGRVVKGVSFVNLRDAGDPVELADVYDREGADELVFLDISASHEGRETMVDVVRETAASVRIPFTVGGGISSTDDMQRLLRAGADKISVNTAAVLNPELVEEGARAFGSQCIVVAIDARYEPAQQDWYVYTHGGRKATGLLAREWAKKVAELGAGEILLTSMDQDGRKNGYDLELTQELATAVDIPVIASGGAGNSQHFVDVFTVGKADAALAASIFHYKEVTIREVKEHLQKEGVPVRW
- the hisA gene encoding 1-(5-phosphoribosyl)-5-[(5-phosphoribosylamino)methylideneamino]imidazole-4-carboxamide isomerase translates to MFTLYPAIDLRGGQCVRLRQGDYNQETVYGKDPVEVAQRWEESGAEWLHLVDLDAARTGEPVNMPSIQAIVQAVNIPVQVGGGIRSHERIEELLQLGVERLILGSAAVENVELVKEALAAYGERIAIGLDAKDGYVATHGWLETSEVKAEVLARELVEVGARTFIFTDIARDGTLSGPNVDAVRRLAVTSGANVIASGGVSRLEDIVQLAQHEGDGVTGAVVGRALYTGDVVLQDALRAVASNVRDDTRNS
- the hisH gene encoding imidazole glycerol phosphate synthase subunit HisH encodes the protein MITIVDYGRGNLYSVQKALERLKFSARISADPQDLLDSDGVILPGVGAFGDAMLQLRKAGLDETLWELSKRGTPLLGICLGMQLLFTESEENGLHRGLNLLPGTVRRLPQGVKIPHVGWNELRFVQPHPLFYGLNEGHVYFVHSYYAEVANQEDLLATTDYGGNIAALVGRHSVFGMQFHPEKSGDLGLQLLQNFARMCEKETV
- the hisB gene encoding imidazoleglycerol-phosphate dehydratase HisB, whose protein sequence is MNDSERQRVATVSRKTGETDIHLTLKLDGRGKTELNTGVPFLSHMLDLFAKHGHFDLTVAARGDTDVDDHHTSEDIAICLGQAINRALGDKKGIRRYGQAVIPMDESLGQVVIDLSNRPHLEYRVQLPAQRVGTFDTELVHEFFWKLALEARCNLHVMLHYGMNTHHMVEALFKALGRALDEAVEIDPRVKGVPSSKGVL
- the hisD gene encoding histidinol dehydrogenase; amino-acid sequence: MIRRLTSDTLDTRRQTEVGTPEQRERVTHILHTVKHEGDAALFRWTETFDGVALDRDRLRVQGEEVKRAYAETSEEFVTALRGAAERIRVFHERQRRTSWWEAKDDGTILGQRYLPLASVGIYVPGGRAAYPSSVLMNAIPAKVAGVERITMVTPPEKGGSVHPAILVAADIAGVTEIYKVGGAQAVAALAYGTESIPRVDKIVGPGNIYVALAKQSVFGLVDIDMIAGPSEIVVLADETADPAFVAADLLSQAEHDPLASAVLVTTSTALADAVEEELKRQCQRLSRADIAAQSLRDYGAICVTDCLGEGIDVVNRLAPEHLELMVEDPWGVLGRITHAGAVFIGPYSPEPVGDYWAGPNHILPTNGTARFASPLSVDDFVKRSSLIAYSRQALERDAERIVTLAESEGLGGHAEAIRIRLDRREGESDE